Proteins co-encoded in one Bremerella sp. TYQ1 genomic window:
- the tssC gene encoding type VI secretion system contractile sheath large subunit, translating into MSAKFQSQPEDYAEPLTTEASPQDSPEIASEADASGSILDWIVSNENVAHAQRASHRWDDFIHAPTVREKLLAWLGKIDGLSQKSLVRRLNADVAQIDQWLNDQLNAILHHPQFQRLEASWRGLQYLTDMVDEEADREQVHIRVLNASWKEVERDIERAVEFDSSELFKKIYEEEFGTAGGKPYGVMIGDYEIHPNPTKNHPHRDLDTLQGLAGIAAAAFCPFIAAASPMMFGLDDYAGLEHVENLRSGFDQAEFTQWHAFRKTEDSRFVALTMPHVLMRLPYETFDARADGFSFREEVSGRDRRNYLWGNASYAFAEVLIRAYSECGWLAQIRGVQRNIVGGGLVSRLPVDYFHTDRHGVAPKSSTDCLISDRQEAELAHLGFIPLTHCHDTEFSAFYSNQTVQKPRVYEDEAASQNAKISSMLQYILCSSQFAHALKVIARDKVGTFEDRQAIEQFLSDWIHNYVTPDEKASPETKASRPLRQADIQLRDDPSKPGSYHCNFRLWPHYQLDDLVASIRMKTTIEGRRK; encoded by the coding sequence ATGAGTGCCAAGTTTCAATCGCAACCTGAAGATTACGCCGAGCCTCTCACGACCGAGGCCTCTCCGCAAGATTCGCCGGAGATCGCCTCGGAAGCGGATGCGTCTGGCTCGATTCTCGATTGGATTGTTTCCAACGAGAACGTCGCGCATGCCCAGCGTGCTTCGCATCGTTGGGACGACTTCATTCATGCCCCGACCGTTCGAGAAAAGCTGCTCGCTTGGCTGGGGAAGATCGATGGTCTATCGCAAAAGTCACTTGTGCGTCGTCTGAATGCGGACGTTGCCCAGATCGATCAGTGGCTCAACGATCAGCTCAATGCCATTTTGCATCATCCGCAGTTTCAAAGACTAGAAGCCTCGTGGCGTGGCCTTCAGTACCTGACCGATATGGTCGATGAAGAAGCCGATCGCGAACAAGTGCACATTCGCGTGCTGAATGCCAGTTGGAAAGAAGTTGAGCGTGATATTGAACGCGCCGTCGAGTTCGATTCCAGCGAATTGTTCAAAAAGATCTACGAAGAAGAATTCGGTACCGCCGGCGGAAAGCCTTACGGCGTGATGATTGGCGATTACGAGATTCATCCTAATCCAACGAAAAATCATCCACATCGAGATCTCGACACGCTGCAAGGTCTCGCCGGAATTGCCGCCGCCGCGTTCTGTCCGTTTATCGCCGCGGCAAGCCCGATGATGTTTGGCTTGGATGATTATGCGGGGCTCGAGCATGTCGAGAACCTGCGTTCTGGGTTCGATCAGGCCGAGTTCACCCAGTGGCATGCATTTCGCAAAACGGAAGATTCACGTTTTGTTGCGTTGACGATGCCGCACGTGCTGATGCGGCTTCCGTATGAAACCTTTGATGCTCGCGCCGACGGTTTCAGTTTTCGTGAGGAAGTCAGCGGCCGCGATCGACGCAATTACCTTTGGGGTAATGCTTCGTATGCATTCGCCGAAGTGCTGATCCGGGCCTATTCCGAATGTGGCTGGCTCGCCCAGATTCGTGGTGTTCAGCGGAACATCGTTGGAGGCGGATTAGTCAGTCGATTGCCGGTCGACTATTTTCACACCGATCGGCATGGAGTCGCTCCGAAGTCTTCAACCGATTGCCTGATCTCGGATCGACAAGAGGCTGAACTAGCCCATCTCGGTTTCATTCCGCTGACGCACTGTCACGATACCGAGTTCAGTGCTTTTTACTCAAATCAAACCGTGCAAAAGCCACGTGTTTACGAGGACGAAGCCGCTTCGCAGAATGCCAAGATCTCTTCGATGCTGCAGTACATCCTTTGTTCGTCGCAGTTTGCTCATGCGTTGAAGGTCATCGCCCGCGACAAAGTGGGTACCTTCGAAGACCGTCAGGCCATCGAACAGTTTCTGAGCGATTGGATTCACAACTACGTGACTCCAGACGAAAAGGCGAGTCCTGAAACGAAGGCCTCACGGCCACTCCGCCAAGCCGACATTCAGCTTCGCGACGATCCGAGCAAGCCTGGCTCGTACCATTGCAACTTTAGGCTTTGGCCTCACTATCAACTCGATGACCTGGTCGCATCGATTCGGATGAAGACTACCATCGAAGGTCGCCGAAAATAA
- a CDS encoding type VI secretion system accessory protein TagJ, protein MSIGEQLKNGQLNEAIDAAIQDVKKKPMQWDLRIALAQLLCLRGDLERADNHLDTAQIQSPDALLRISMYRQMIRGEMTRNECWQEGRTPDLMQNQDPSPLFEKTLRMILAMREGKNTEAVQLVDEIEEERPVVQGTCDGVAFEDIRDQDDRTAYFMETITSNGKYFWLPFDSIDSIEFHAPEQPCDLIWRRATMNAFGQEGDVFVNALYPGSSASDDITHKLGQSTAWLGGEGEPGCGLGQRMFWLGEDEKSIMEIGTLEFSK, encoded by the coding sequence ATGAGTATCGGCGAACAACTTAAGAATGGGCAACTGAACGAAGCGATCGACGCGGCGATTCAGGATGTCAAAAAGAAGCCCATGCAATGGGACTTGCGAATTGCACTGGCCCAACTTCTTTGCCTGCGTGGCGACTTGGAGCGTGCCGATAACCATTTGGACACCGCCCAGATTCAATCGCCCGATGCATTGCTGCGGATTTCGATGTATCGCCAAATGATTCGTGGCGAAATGACTCGGAACGAGTGTTGGCAGGAAGGCCGTACGCCTGACTTGATGCAAAATCAGGATCCGAGCCCACTGTTCGAGAAAACTCTCCGCATGATTCTTGCGATGCGAGAAGGAAAGAACACGGAGGCCGTTCAACTGGTCGACGAGATCGAAGAGGAACGTCCTGTCGTCCAAGGGACGTGCGATGGTGTCGCGTTCGAGGATATCCGCGATCAAGACGACCGGACCGCTTACTTCATGGAAACGATCACCAGCAATGGCAAATATTTCTGGCTTCCATTCGATTCGATTGACTCGATCGAGTTCCATGCCCCGGAACAGCCATGCGATTTAATCTGGCGTCGAGCGACCATGAATGCCTTCGGTCAAGAAGGCGACGTCTTCGTCAACGCATTGTATCCCGGCAGTTCGGCTAGTGATGACATCACGCACAAGCTGGGGCAAAGCACGGCCTGGCTCGGGGGAGAAGGAGAGCCCGGCTGCGGACTTGGCCAACGGATGTTCTGGCTCGGTGAAGACGAGAAGTCGATCATGGAGATCGGCACATTGGAATTCTCGAAGTAA
- the tssE gene encoding type VI secretion system baseplate subunit TssE — MSRGNPEEEPLMPSVFDRLLDFEPYNSQETPRSQTQTMREIRESVMRDLENLLNTRWRCKSWPPDMKELSNSLVNYGIPDFSSIDLSSEMDRNSLREAIEFAIRTFETRFVTVSVEIPPDHKKEDRTLRFIIRAELHATPAPEPIVFDSKLEPSDHLFHVKRKDR; from the coding sequence ATGTCGCGAGGGAATCCTGAGGAAGAGCCGCTCATGCCGTCGGTCTTTGACCGATTGCTCGATTTCGAGCCGTACAACTCCCAGGAAACGCCACGATCGCAAACACAGACGATGCGCGAGATTCGCGAGTCGGTGATGCGTGATCTGGAAAACTTGCTTAACACGCGTTGGCGTTGCAAGTCGTGGCCCCCCGACATGAAAGAACTGAGCAACTCGCTGGTGAACTATGGCATTCCCGATTTTTCGTCGATCGATCTCAGCTCCGAGATGGATCGTAATTCGTTACGGGAAGCGATCGAGTTCGCGATTCGTACTTTTGAAACGCGGTTTGTGACGGTGTCGGTCGAGATTCCTCCGGATCACAAGAAGGAAGATCGCACGCTGCGGTTTATTATCAGGGCCGAACTCCACGCCACTCCGGCTCCTGAGCCCATCGTCTTTGATTCGAAGTTGGAGCCATCGGATCATCTATTTCATGTCAAACGGAAGGATCGATGA